The genomic stretch CCACAGTAACGGCTGCAGTGCCTTGTATATCGTCGTTAAAGCTACAAATTTCATTGCGGTAGCGTTTCAATAACGGCATGGCATTAGGTTGTGCAAAGTCTTCAAATTGCAATAATACATTCGGCCAGCGTCGTTTAACGGCTTTAATAAATAGCTCTAAGAACTCATCGTATTCCTCTTGAGAAATACGTTTATGTCTGGCGCCCATGTACATAGGGTCGTTAAGGAGCTTTTCGTTGTTGGTACCAACATCCAACATCACCGGTAACGTATAAGCTGGGCTAATACCGCCACATACGGTGTAAAGGGCCAGCTTACCAATTGGGATCCCCATGCCGCCTATACCCTGATCGCCTAGACCTAGAATACGCTCGCCATCGGTGACTACGATTACTTTTACTTTGCCTTTAGTGGCATTGCGTAAGATATCATCAATGTTATAGCGGTCTTCATACGAAATGAACAAACCACGAGAGCTGCGGTAGATATCAGAAAACTTTTCGCAGGCATCGCCCACCGTCGGGGTGTAGATGATGGGCATCATTTCTTCTAAATGATCTCGCACTAAACGGTAATAAAGGGTTTCGTTATTATCCTGAATAGCACGCAAGTAAATGTGCTTATTTAAGTTATCGTTAAAGCTGGAATACTGTTGGTAACAACGTTCAACTTGTTCTTCAATGGTCTCGTAGCGTGGTGGGACTAAACCGGCAAGGTTAAAGCTTTCGCGTTCACGCTGAGAAAATGCACTGCCCTTATTTAACAGCGGCGTTTCGAGTAGCGTGGGACCTGAGTATGGGATATAGAGATAATTTGGATCAGATTTTTTAGTCATATTTACAAGCTGGACACTAATTTTTTGTCTAAAGGTTCATTATTGTCGAAAAGGATTAAATTACAATGAATTTAGTGCTCATCAGACCAATATTAAAAGTGAGCCAAAACACCTAAACTATTGGTTTTGGCTGCACTTTATTGTAGCTTAAAAGCGTTAGCGACACTATGAGTTATTCGCTGCTTTCTCCTAAAGCAACCCCTTCTCGACGCGGATCGGCACCACCTTCTAAGTATTTGTTATGCACTGCAATGGCATGAAGACCAGAATTGAGGTCGCGGAGCTGTACGCGATGGCCTTTTTGCTCAAAATAGTCCGCATGCTTAGCAAGCTCAGTCCCTTTTTCTAAGGTGGTGTATTTATTGCGATTGGTTATCTTAGGCAAATCGATTGCCTGTTGTGGTGATAAGCCCCAATCTAATACGCCTACAATGGTCTGGGCAACGTAGTTAATAATGCGACTTCCCCCAGGAGAGCCAACTATCAGCTTTAATGAACCGTCTTTGTTAAATACCATTACTGGCGACATTGAACTACGCGGACGTTTTTTCGGTTCAACCCGGTTCGCTACCCATTTACCGCCAACTTTGGGTGATAAGGCGAAGTCAGTTAATTGATTATTAAGCAAATAGCCATTGACCATTACGGTGGAACCAAATGCCATTTCAATGGAACTGGTCATGGAAATGGCGTTACCTTGATCATCAACAATCGACACATGAGTCGTTGATGGTAACTCATAACTGTCATCCATGGCATACGCAACCTGCCCCGCGGTTGGATCGCCTACCGGAAAATTATTATTGTCGTTGTCGCCGATAAGTGCACTGCGCCCCTGCAGATATTCTTCATTCAATAACGCTGCGGTGGGAACCGTGGTAAAGTCTGGATCGGCAACGTAATAGTCACGGTCGGCAAACGCCAGCCTCGAAGCTTGGGTGAATAAATGCAAGGCTTCTAAGTCGTTGGCTTTATATTGACTGAGCTTAAATGGCTCAAGAATTTTAAGCATTTGCAGCACAGCAATGCCACCGCTGCTTGGTGGGGCCATCGAGCACACTTTATACTCATGGTAGTTGCTGCAAATGGGGTCTCTCACCTTACTTTGGTATTGCTCTAAGTCACTAAGTTGCAGCTTGCCTGGGGCAATGTTTGAATTTTGCACTGCCTGAACCAGTTTAGTGGCATTTTGACCTTCGTAAAAAGCATCAATACCTTGATACGCTAATTTAAAGTAAAAATTAGCTAACTCTGGATTTTTCTTGGTCGTGCCAGCGCGAAGCGCTTTGCCATTAGGATAAAAATACTCTTTCGCAGGGCTTAACTTGGTCAGGCCGGGGTTAAGGCGTTTTTCCAGTAGCATCTGCAGTCTAGGAGAAACGGTAAAGCCCTCTTTGGCTAATTGAATGGCAGGCTTGAATAGCTCAAGCCAAGGTAATTTTCCATATTTATCGTGAGCCTGTTTAAAGGCATGCAAAATTCCCGGCACGCCCACGGAGCGGCCACCAACCACGGCTTCTATCCATCGTACTGCTTTGCCGTTACGGTCTAAAAATAACCCAGAATCGGCGTCTTGTGGTGCCGTTTCACGACCATCAAAGGTGATCAGTTTATCTTTACTTTTATCATAATAAAGAATGAAACCGCCACCGCCAATGCCTGAGGATTGTGGCTCTACCAGCGTCAACACTAATTGAGTTGCTATCATGGCATCCACGGCGCTACCCCCTTTGGCTAACATCAGCTGCCCGGCCTTGCTAGCGTATGGGTTTGCAGCCACCACCATGTACTTTTCTGCGGTGCGAGCTTGTTTGGCCTCAAAGCCCGTTGCCGCTTCCGGCTCTCGGACTTCTCTTTGAGCTTGCTGCTCTAAGGCTCGGGTATAATTAGAAAAGCTAAGTGTCGCTATCACAGCGAGAGATGCAAGTGTTTGTTTCATAATAATCGTATTACTGACTTCATAATGTTGGCATCATAAAAGCAATTAGGCACAATATGCAAAAATTTAATTACGAAATGCTATGTTTGAGCTGCCATTAGAAAGAAAATACCTGCTGCCGCCGCTATCACTTGCCTGTATTGCTTCAGTATTGATGCTTTTACAATTAGGTCCTATGTTAGACTTTGACCGCAACGCCATCAATCATGGCGAGCTTTGGCGCATCCTAACTGGGCAATTCATGCACAGTAATGTCTACCACTTGCTACTCAATGTGCTGGGTATTGTATTTATTTGGTTATTGCACGCCGAATACACTCGACCCCGTCAATATGCCTTTAATGTGTTGTTTTTAGCGCTTTGGACTGGGGTGTTAATCTATTTCTTGGCTCCTAATATAGTTGTATATACAGGCTTAAGTGGCTTATTACATGGCGTCATTATTTGGGGAGCGGCGCAAGATTGTCGTCGTAACATGGTCACAGGCTACCTTTTATTTATTGGCGTTTGGCTTAAAATCGGCTTTGAACAAAGCCAAGGGGCCAGTGTTGAAGTGGCACGTTTAATCGAGTCTCGAGTGGCAATTGAAGCACATTTATACGGTGCCGTGGGCGGTGTAATCTTGTTTATTGCTGACTTGCTATATCATCAAAAAAGGCCAGCATAGCTGGCCTTAACAGTTCCTAATCAGATTACAAATTTTCTTCGAATAACTTGTATATACGACGGTATTCGTCGAGCCAGCTTGACGGCTGTCTAAAGCCGTGTGGTTCAACTGGGTATATCGCTGTTTCAAAGTCTTCTTTTTCCAATTCAATTAAGCGCTGCACTAAACGCACTACATCTTGAAAGAAAACGTTATCATCAATCATAGGCGCATTAATTAATAGCGCATTTTTCAAGCCTTCTGCATGATAAATAGGCGAGCTTCTACGATACGCGATTGGATCCACGTCTGGGCGGTTTAAGATATTTGAAGTATAAGGGTCATTATAATAGGCCCAATCCGTAACCGGGCGTAACGCCGCCCCAGCTTGAAATAGATCTGGCTGAGTAAATAGCGCCATAAAGGTCATAAAGCCACCATATGAGCCACCATAAGTGCCCACCGCACCACGGTCAACATTGGCATTTTCAACCATCCAATCTACGCCATCTGCCAAGTCTTCAATTTCTGGTTTACCCATATGACGATAAATGGCTGTACGCCAATCGCGGCCATATCCTTTAGAGCCACGGTAGTCCATGTCCATTACCACATAGCCTTTACTGGCCAGTAAGCTATGGAACATAAACTCTCTAAAGTAGCCTGACCAACCCATATGTGAGTTTTGTAGATAACCTGCACCATGGTTGAAGATCACGGCTTTGCGCTTACCCGCTTCACCTTCTTTATAATCTGCTGGGTAATACACTTTCGCGTAAACCGGTTGCTCTTGATGGCTGGATGGTACGGCAACAATTTTTGGCGCAATGAGTTTCTTGTTTAAGAACTCTTCAGACACAGTATTGGTCAAGCGCTTCGCAGTGGTATTGGCTTTGGCTTCTGCTACATATAACTCTTCTGGCATCATGATCTTAGAATGAGTAAGCAGCAGTTTGCTCTCATCTGGACTTAGCTCATAACCAGTCATGCCATCTAAGTCGGTGATCTGTTCACTGTTACCGGTGTTAAGATTAACGCGATAGATTTCATATAAGCCAGGGTGTTCTTTATTGGCCTTGTAGTAAACGTACTGATTGTCAGCAGTGAGTGTCGGTTCAGAGACCACGTACTGACCTGAGGTCATGGCCTTGGCTTCACCTTTTAACGGTTTAACATACAAATGGCTATAACCGCTTTGTTCAGAGAGGTAATACAAGGTTTCTTCACCATTTAACCAACCGAAGTCGTTATAGGTATAGTTGATCCAAGCTTCATCATGAAGGCGATGCTGAGAAACAAATTGCTGTTTGTCGAAATCAACTGTAGCAATCCATCTGTCTTTGTTATCCCACGCTCCTAACATCACTGCTACTTGGCTGCCGTCACTATTCCATTGAATGGCCGACTGGCTCCAGCCCCAAGTATCGATAAGGTTTATGGCACGTGGTGCTTTCTCATTTTGGTAGGTTTCACCGCGAGCTTCTGCGTTCTCACGCTTCACCTCTGCAAGAACGTCTTCATCAAAGCCAGGTAAGGTGTCATAGCTTAAAGCCACTTGCTGTGATTTTGCAATGTCGATAAAAATAACTTCAGACGCCATCGGCTTGGCATCTGCCACGCGCTGTCTTGCTTTAACCGCTTCAATATTGCCGTCTTGGCTTACGTAGTTAGGCATGATATCAGTGTCTGCGCGGCGAGGCTTATCGTCGGTGATCACGGCAATTAGCTTATCACCACTGGGAGCAAGGCTCATTGAAATGAGGGTTTTGCCTTTGCCAAGGTAAAACTGGTTGTCTTGAATGCTGTGATTATTCGCTTTTAGCGCATCATTGCGCTGCTCTTTGTCTAAGCTGTTTTTATGCGTTAATGCTACGTACTCAATAAGTTGGTGCTGCTCTTCAGCAATAAACCCAGAGGGCTCAGCGGTGCCTTTAGGCTCATCTGCCAAGTGTAATTTCACTAACTCTTTGGTCAAGCCAGTCTCTAAGTCCACCGCATACATGGCATTTCCTGAGCGATATGCTAAGCGATTACCAGTTAAAAATTGTGGTGCGTATTCATAACTGGAAGAGTGAGTGATTTGAGTCAGAGCATTGGTTTTGGTGTTCTTTAAAAAAATATTACCCTTAAACTGATACGCTTGCAGATCGCCTTGATACACGGCATTACTGCTGCCTGTGGTATGCAATTCAGCCAGCTCAACCGCAGCAGGCTCAGCGTCAGCTGTGACAGAGAAGACGTCTCTTAATTCTGTTCCAGCTTGCTTTCTTTTATAAAAAATGGTGTTGCTATCGGCGCCCCAATAAGCGCCCTCTGGTTGGCGCCCTAACCAATCTGGATGCGCCATTGCTTGCTCAAGGGTAATTTGTTCACCGCCAAAATCAACTGGAGTGGCGACCACTGAAGGAACAGGATTGGATTTTACTGCTTGGTTGGATTCAACTTTATTAGCCGTTGCTTGGCAACCGCTTAAAAACAGGGTCGAAGCAACCGCTGCTGAGATGAGGGAGAGTTTTAACATAACAAAGTGCTTTCTTATAGTAGTTAAATTTGTTCAATTTAAGCAGAAATGCACAGCAATATCGACCGCTTTAAGATTAAAAGCCGCTGCGGCAAGATAAAAAAAGGCCAGCAAGGGATGCTGGCCAAATACTCTCTGCGCTCACATAGTCGTTGATGGACAACGAGTATGAAGTGAGGCCTATCCAAGCCTCATAATAATAGACCGCAGTAAAATGGGTGAGTTCAAAAAAAATTGCATTTTTAGCAAATTCTCTGAACTCAAAATGTATCTTATTGCTGAACAACAAGATAGCGCTATTAATTTAGTAATAGCTGCCTTGCAGTGGCCATTACACCGGGATAATCTTGCTCCGGTAGCACCTCAGCTAACTCAGCTAAGACTTCCCCAAGCTGATGCAGTGACGCAGCAGAAGCATTGATGTGACCCATCTTGCGACCTGGCTTTTGACTCTTTCCATACCAATGACTGGTGACCCCAGGCACTTTTAGTACAGAGGTGGGAATACTACTTTGACCAAGCACATTTATCATTGCTGTTGGTCGTAATAAGCTCGTATCGCCAATAGGCAAGCCTGCAACCGCACGCATGTGATTTTCAAATTGGCTGACATGGGCACCTTGTTGTGTCCAGTGACCAGAGTTATGAACACGAGGGGCAATTTCGTTAACCAGAAGCTGGCCTTCAACATCAAAAAACTCAATCGCCAACACGCCAACGTAGTCCAATTCACTGGCTAGTTTTTCGAATGCTTGCTCTGCTTGTGTTTGAATAGCCGCTTTTTCTTTACCAGCAACCGACAAGGTTAATACGCCATTGGTGTGTTGGTTTTCGGTCAGTGGATAAATGTTACATTCACCACTTTTACTACGTACACCGATGATTGATACTTCGCGGTCAAACGGGATCATTTTTTCAGCCACGATAGTATGTGGTGCCTGAGCACTGCCCGCTTGTAAAAAAGCCGACATTTCTTGCCAAATGGCATCAATTTCTTGCTCTGACTTGACTCGCCACTGCCCTTTGCCATCGTATCCAGCTTGGCAGGTTTTCACCACCATAGGCATACCTAAAGCCGCGATGGCATCAATAAAATGATGCTTTTCGGTGATGATTTTAAACGGAGCACATGGCACTCCAGCTTTTTCTAACAAAGCCTTTTCTTTTTCTCTGTCACCACCAGTGGCAATGGCTTGCTCACCAGGGTAAAACTTACCACTTTGTTGGCATTGAGAAAGCACATCGCTTGGAATATGCTCAAACTCAGCCGTGATAGCATCGGCTTTGGCAATGGCTTGGCTTAATGAGTCAGGATAGCTTTCAAAAGTGACGGGGTTAATCACCGTTTTACTACCAACATCGTAAGCCAAAACGTGAATATCTAGGTGAGTGGCAGACAAGCTCATCATTCTAGCAAGCTGGCCTGCGCCTAAAATGAGGATGTTCATATTATTCCGCAGGATTTGGGTTAGCGAGTACAGTGTCAGTTTGTGCTTTTCTAAATGCTTCTACTTTGGCGAGCAACTCAGGCTGCTGACAACCTAGAATTTGTGCTGCAAGGAGACCAGCATTGGCAGCGCCAGCATCGCCGATTGCTAAGGTACCTACGGCCACCCCTTTAGGCATTTGGCAGATTGACAGTAATGAATCTACGCCATTAAGGGCTTTTGATTTAACCGGTACACCCAGTACTGGTAAGCTGGTAAAAGCAGCCGCCATACCAGGTAAGTGCGCAGCGCCGCCAGCACCGGCAATAATGACTTTGATACCGCGCTCTGCTGCCGTTGATGCATAATCAGCTAATAACTGTGGAGTGCGGTGTGCAGAGACCACTTTGGTTTCATACTCAACGCCAAATTTATCCAGCATTTCGGCTGCATGTTGCATGGTAGGCCAATCCGATTTTGAGCCCATAATGATGCCAACGGTCATAATAATTCCTCGACTAATTTTGAACGATACTTACCAACTAACGATAAACTGCGGCTTATTCCCCTGCGTTTACTTGCAAAAGTATACGGTCTGGCCCACTGCTGCTTAGAAAGCAGCGAGCTGAAAATGCAGTGATTACCGTTAAAGATACCGGCGCTATTATACCTAAGTTCATCATTAATGCGAAGAATCTACTTAGCGCTTATGACGGTTTAGCTTGAATAGACTTTTTTGCTTGCATTTTACTGGCGTGTGAACGCTTGTAGTAATAAATAAAGTGCTTGGGACCCAGGATAATTGCAAGTAAGCCTAACCCCCCTGGAACCAAAACACACTTTAAAGCTGGCCCCAAAATAAAACTATAAAAAGTGATAAAAGGAATAAATAGTAAGTAGCCAATTAACTGTGGCAAGATGTTCATGGTATTATCCTTATAAAATTGAACGCGCTCATTTATTTTAGTGAGCACGCTCAATTAACGCAAGTAATTCTCCTGCCGTTACCATTTTGTGGTATAGTATAAGACTTGATATTAGAGATAAGCTTATGAAAAAAAGAGAAATAACTAGAAATAAAATTCTCCAATCTGGCTGGAGTTTATTTCAGCAAAAAGGCTATGCCGACACCACCAGTCGTGAAATTGCACACCATGCTGGCGTTGCATCGGGCACCGTTTTCTCCCACTTTCCAAGTAAGCTTGATATTTTAAAAGTGGCAATGCTACAGCAGTTGGACACAATCATTGCACATGCTAAGCAAAGCGATCAGCAGCACAGCGCGAGATTAAAACTGCGTCATTACGCAAGCCACTTATACCAGTTTTATTTAAGTCATCGCGAATTTAGCAAAGAGCTACTGGGCAACTTAATTTGGCAAGCGCCTTTTTTTCAGCAGCAACTCGAGCTATTTAAATCTTTATTGTTTAGCGAACAAGCTTATCAGCCAGAAAAGGCCGCGCTAATGATGGATAGTTACTTTATGACTCTGTTAGAAGGACTCAACGATCCTAACAGCTCTGTTGATTCTATGCTTACTACCCTATCGCAGAAGTTAAAATTGATAGCCTAGTTATTCATGTATGATGTGTTCTTTGTATAATATTCATATAAAATAACTTGTGCTTTTATGTTGCAGCACATATAAAACATCTTAAGACGGAGTAATAAGCAAGTGCTTGGGAAAATTGCTTCTGTTTTTTTATGTTTAACGAGGTCAACATGAAACGCGTCATTCTTTTCCTACTCACTAACTTAGCAGTTATGCTGGTACTGGGTGTGGTGTTATCTATTCTAATGTCGGTATTCGGTATTTCTAGCCGAAGCTATTCTGGCATCATGATCATCGCCGCAGTATTTGGTTTTGGCGGTGCCTTTATTTCATTGTTTATGTCGAAATGGATCGCCAAAAAATCCACTGGAGCTTTTGTCATCGAACAACCACGAAACGAGACTGAGCACTGGCTTGTGTCAACGGTTGCTGCACAATCTCAACAAGTCGGTATTGCTATACCTGAAGTAGCCATTTACGACAGCCCAGAAATCAACGCCTTTGCTACCGGGCCAAGTAAAAACAACAGTCTTGTTGCGGTCAGTTCAGGGCTATTAAACAACATGGACCGCGACCAAGCTGAAGCGGTTCTCGCTCATGAGGTTTCTCATGTTGCCAATGGCGATATGGTCACCCTGACCTTGATCCAAGGCGTGGTCAATACTTTCGTGATTTTCTTTGCCAAAGTGTTGGCCGGCATTGTCGATAACTTTTTAAATAGCGATGAAGAAGAGTCAGGCGGCAGTTGGACTTACTTTATTTTCGATATGATTTTCCAAATCCTATTTGGTATTTTGGCCTCTATCGTGGTGGCTTATTTTAGTCGTAGAAGAGAGTTTGCCGCCGACCAAGGCGCCGCAGATTTAGTTGGTGCACACAAGATGCGCTCAGCGTTAGAACGCTTAAAGTACAACCATGAATCACAACTCGAAGGCTCGATGATGGCCTTTGGTATTGCTTCAGGCAAATCAATCGCTGACTTTTTCGCGTCACACCCGCCATTGGATGAACGCATCAAAGCTCTTTCTTAATGCCTTAACACGACAGCTCCTATAAGTGAGCTGTCGTTTTCTCTGTAATGACTACGTTATCTAACTCTTTGCGGTATACGTGTTGCTGTGTTAATTCGCTAAAGCCCAGTCTGGTGATGAGTGTTTTTGACCGCAGGTTGTTTGGGTGCACTTGAGCAAATACGGTGTTGTGCTGAAATGGCAAATTACTAGGCTGCGCAAAAAGAGCGCTAATAGCTTCGTACATAATTCCTTTGCCCCAGTAGTTTGGCGCTAGCTCATAGCCAATATTGACACCCGCTTCACTATCATGCTCTTGATAGAAACCCACGCTCCCTAACAAACTAAGACGGTGTTTGCTGAATATACCAAAACGGCCACCGCAGTTATTCAGTCGCCTTTCTATGTCTAATTGGATCATGCACTTCAAGTCAGTGGCAGACAAATTATCACCATAGTCATTAAACTGCTTAACCGCGACATGATTTAATAAAGGCAATAATGCCGAGTTATCTCGGTGTGTAATGGGTCGCAGCAACAGCCGCGCGGTTGTAAGGGCCATAATCAAATGGGTTTGAAATTTTTTTAGATAATAGCACCAATTCGACCAAGTTATTATTCAGATTTATGATCTTTATGATTTATCGTATACTGCGCCTAATACCAATTCGTTTAATTAAGTGGTCTATTTGAGGCAAGAAAATTCTGTCGATAACCAGGCAAAAATTTTGCTATTTAGTTGTTCTAAATAAGAAATTTTTAACGTAGTTAGCGTCGAATTTGCTCCCTCAAATTGAGCAAGTATTAATGCGGGTTGGTATAAAACTTACCTTTGGCCATAGTAGTTAGGAACGAATAAATGAGTGATGATTTTGTTGTTATCCCACCAACGACCAAAGTGTACTGCCCGGAGCGTGGAGAGGGTTGGACATTAACGGGGATCACCGGAATTGACGAGAATACTTCAGTTATGTTTTCTGGGGTGCGCTATACCATAAGCGCCAAAAAAATCGTTGAAGAGCTGTTGCCAAACTACCAAAATCGGCAAGCAGATTAATAGACAAAAGCGGCCATTTTAGCCGCTTTTATTTGTTTAGCTATTGCTCGACGGCAGTGCCAGTAAATCCAGCAAAGCTTGGTGTATTTTTAGCTTGGGTGTGCCTTCACTGTATGGCGCCGATGCCAACAATGGACAAGGTAAACGCTCGGTTAAACTAGCGACGTTCTCTTCGAACACCGCCATGTTCGGGTCAACTTGATTAGCAACCCAGCCAACCACCTTTAAACCTTGCTGTTCTATCGCAGCAGCGGTGAGTAAGGCGTGGTTCAAACACCCTAACTTCATGCCCACCACTAGGATGACGGAGAGGTTTTGCTCTCGTACCCAGTCGTATAAATAGTCTTTATCATTAATAGGCAATGCCCAACCACCCGCTCCTTCGGTAAAAATATAGTCTGCCCCTAACCGCTGAATTTCCTCGTAGCCTTGATTAAGCCCAGCTAAAGTAATCGTTACTCCGGCTTGCTGCGCAGCAATGTGTGGTGCAATAGCAGGAGCAAAACAATAGGGGTTTATCTGCTCATATTTGCCATGAACCGTTGCCGCTTCCATAAGGCTAATAGCATCCACATTCACCAGCTGACCAAATGCTTCTTCAGCATCCGCTGCTATGGGTTTAAAGCCAATAGCACGACACTGATGTTTGGCTAACAGTTTTAACAGTAATGTGGTGATATAGGTTTTCCCAACTTCGGTGTCTGTGCCGGTGACAAAATAGCTCTGTTTCATTTGCTTAACTCCAAAAAGCCAACTTCATAGCTGACATCAAACCCACTGTTTGAGCGTGGATAACTGGCCAATAACTTAGTGTATCCAGCCTTGCCTAATAAACCCTGGCGCTTATTATTGCCACGAACATCATTACCACCAATGTTTTTTACTGACCGTACCGCAGCCAAAGCCGTCGGGTAACTGTCAACCAATGTCTGTTGCTGTTGCCAGTTAATGGTAAAACCGGCATTTTTTGCATCCGCTATCAACTCATCTAAGGTTAAAAACTGATTGACGTGATGACACTGATCGACCCCTTGCCAGGCCGTTGCAATTTCATTTAGTGAACCACTTAAGACAGTACTAATTAGCACTTTACCTTGCGTTCTTAACGCTTGATGCATTTGCTTAAGCAGTCCCTTACTCGAAGCCGACCACTGAATAGCAAAGTTACTAAAAATAAGATCCACGCTTTGGGACTGCAAAGGTAACTGATCCATATCGCAACAGACACTCGCTTGGCCACCTTGCTGCAGCATGGTTAAGCTAAGGTCTAAGCCGACATATTGACTACAAAAAGGCGCCAAAGCACTGTGATTTTGATGTGGACCACAGCCTAAATCGACTAAACGTGGGTAGGCACGGAGGACCGCAGCACTGTTGTGCAAACGTGATAAAAGTATCTCTGCCGCTCGCTTTTGTACCCGAGCACAGTTGGCGTAGTCACTT from Pseudoalteromonas sp. UG3-2 encodes the following:
- a CDS encoding methyltransferase domain-containing protein: MLHANHTARCFSKAASDYANCARVQKRAAEILLSRLHNSAAVLRAYPRLVDLGCGPHQNHSALAPFCSQYVGLDLSLTMLQQGGQASVCCDMDQLPLQSQSVDLIFSNFAIQWSASSKGLLKQMHQALRTQGKVLISTVLSGSLNEIATAWQGVDQCHHVNQFLTLDELIADAKNAGFTINWQQQQTLVDSYPTALAAVRSVKNIGGNDVRGNNKRQGLLGKAGYTKLLASYPRSNSGFDVSYEVGFLELSK